In Hugenholtzia roseola DSM 9546, the following are encoded in one genomic region:
- a CDS encoding tetratricopeptide repeat protein, which translates to MKNHISFQSMIQKKVTLVFFFVLIGFLSACNLPTVEDYFEMGEKSYRAQNYREALKNYDYALRVQKNHFRSWAGKGWCYLALKHHKEAHHFFEIALTKNPKFAEAYNGRGLAKVEFAPELAKNDFDSAILLNPNYTEAYYNRGRLACKNGSYAVALQDFQTAIKQDSLYSAAYNWGGIALGSLGNYDSAIVYFTKAITIDDKNAFAFHNRALAYYRLERKTETCQDLERAVELGDNQAYEIRKKYCF; encoded by the coding sequence ATGAAAAACCATATTTCATTTCAAAGTATGATACAAAAAAAAGTAACCCTTGTTTTTTTCTTCGTGCTAATAGGATTTTTATCTGCCTGCAACCTTCCCACAGTAGAGGATTATTTTGAGATGGGCGAAAAATCGTATCGCGCTCAAAATTATCGCGAGGCTCTCAAAAACTACGATTATGCCCTACGTGTGCAAAAAAATCATTTTCGCAGTTGGGCGGGCAAAGGTTGGTGCTATTTGGCTCTCAAACACCACAAGGAGGCGCATCATTTTTTTGAGATTGCGCTCACCAAAAACCCCAAATTTGCAGAAGCATACAACGGACGGGGCTTGGCAAAGGTAGAATTTGCACCCGAATTGGCTAAAAATGATTTTGATAGTGCCATATTATTAAATCCAAATTATACAGAAGCCTATTACAATAGAGGACGATTAGCCTGTAAAAATGGAAGTTATGCAGTGGCTTTACAAGACTTTCAGACGGCTATTAAGCAAGATTCACTTTATAGTGCTGCCTATAATTGGGGTGGAATTGCCTTAGGTTCGTTGGGTAATTATGATAGTGCTATTGTTTATTTTACAAAAGCAATCACAATAGATGATAAAAATGCGTTTGCTTTTCACAATCGCGCCTTAGCCTACTACCGTTTGGAGCGAAAAACAGAGACCTGCCAAGATTTGGAACGTGCCGTAGAATTGGGGGAC